From Effusibacillus pohliae DSM 22757, a single genomic window includes:
- a CDS encoding glycerophosphodiester phosphodiesterase — MNNPCIAHRGWSGKAPENTFSAIRKAIEHPDIDMIELDVQMSRDGIPVLMHDYTLERTTNGSGPVGAYTLQELKKLDAGAWFGEEFAGETIPALEEVLQMVKGKKKLNIEIKRAGGIYHGIEERVVALVHKYEMQSSVIITSFNHETIRELSRLAPDLKRGLIIYGLPVLVNEQLEATGATILSMCYPYLTKEFVYPLLDRGIECIAWTIDNPEHMQQVAMIDDRIAICTNNPDRWFNLQGRICRNC, encoded by the coding sequence ATGAACAATCCATGTATCGCTCATAGAGGGTGGTCCGGCAAAGCGCCGGAAAATACATTTTCCGCAATACGGAAAGCGATCGAACATCCGGATATCGATATGATCGAACTCGACGTGCAAATGAGTCGGGATGGAATTCCTGTTTTGATGCACGATTATACACTTGAGCGGACCACAAATGGATCGGGACCGGTTGGTGCATATACTTTGCAGGAATTGAAAAAGCTTGATGCCGGAGCATGGTTTGGTGAGGAATTTGCCGGGGAAACGATTCCCGCGCTGGAAGAAGTGCTGCAAATGGTGAAGGGGAAAAAGAAACTTAACATTGAAATCAAGCGGGCAGGTGGTATATATCACGGGATTGAGGAACGTGTCGTTGCTTTGGTCCACAAATACGAAATGCAATCATCGGTTATTATAACTTCTTTTAATCACGAAACCATCAGGGAACTATCAAGATTGGCGCCCGATCTAAAAAGAGGTCTCATTATTTACGGCCTGCCGGTGCTCGTTAACGAACAGCTCGAGGCGACGGGAGCAACGATTTTATCAATGTGTTATCCCTATTTAACCAAGGAGTTTGTTTACCCTTTGCTCGACCGGGGGATTGAATGTATCGCGTGGACGATTGATAATCCAGAGCATATGCAACAAGTTGCAATGATCGATGACAGGATCGCCATTTGCACAAACAATCCGGATCGCTGGTTTAATTTGCAGGGAAGAATATGTAGGAACTGCTGA